From Ptiloglossa arizonensis isolate GNS036 chromosome 10, iyPtiAriz1_principal, whole genome shotgun sequence, the proteins below share one genomic window:
- the Dome gene encoding cytokine receptor domeless — MSSTKAGFKRLLQEMFQFSPSDSESASKHDIVKSLDVHRMTETLCCDSEKCENKSNHVISNICLSKEKNIIDRIENELCDTAEISAILKYSSEVYSINRCMSSKNVNCCICNCNIMHCQKQKQVSNSYVCFNTCNLWRSQVYKHLLLPITKKVGTQWRNCFWRTFLIPFIVLLGTTLCNADPNQCAIGLKTPGRTWPQGDIVLEHGQSLRILCILNQTFMDAEFPGKNASDLVFFRSNKEMDPQFITIINETTISLDIEKPPPAEEMYYCKLRLNNDYNKQEEAVCLNKVVVGFKPQEPQNFTCVSQNWENMNCSWDPVQNNVTTRFMLVFKLPGRAGGRKLYPCPKENQKPNTCLWDTSTNPIYRQPYEYYTFILNVENVLGNTSFQYKFHHFAHVIPAKPANLSVINKTSDSALLYWSVPFPMQNFPPGLHHRIKYQNQWDHQKWQVINITNDVRIYKRYYNLTGLEYANTGYDVRVFMKSAVATGEDKWSQFSDVTFRTPPRLPGRPPKTDIGSFEIAENNVNRDVYLYWQAIPQYLENGDNFKYEIDHVEENGRKLSLIPNETTTTYAKFKGISFNSYRFEIVTTNIVGANKERAKIFVPSKYEIPHEPIAFTKIAFDGGLYELSWKPPIMNTEITNYTIFWCENDRDRPYQCTGYLDWVHVSKNTTIYNMTVPEPDKVYQFAISANTNKGSSGMAWASCTVIHTKVLGKMKSVWINRIGSDFIEVSWKLDCSDRIGIVEGFNIYYCPIVSPYVLNCDGPELNTTIRADPHTIHGIVNNLKPYKTYMLTVAVLTKSGEGLHSDPLYNTTLEAAPTPPRDVRIINVTNTTMNITWKPPDALNGVLRYYEVYYNKEAQKVEEANRIELKNLLAHTNYSISVAACTVSCSVKSPVIHKVTKIGVPGKINVPNVRFMNSSQVIVIWSKPQYSAGHLDYYEISSSDGEIQNSTRTEAQLPIPDCKTVGRERLYQFRVRAVNIGSDNTHLKGPWSELGEGNCYSDGPSFSVWVIIWVIGGVSIVAILLCLGHVSKRMWLKCKAMQDVEVKLPPGLAPNMKLLQKVGEQHIRQSSADSSGCSCGQESVTSSLTSDSQVSSDSGTEIDPMPVSPNKLLETLPAWESSSLRQRNVGITRPGFTTEATRWEPYVKVAKSGEPIIGDTLSLARSTPNLTDSTGCTTSQHTRSSNGYISMPSSEELSSNPSPVPKETSTAGGYSVIGSVQKSVKSKSEDDSDLTESTADTLIPIKAESKPTNPYITLASLEQKQKDKKTIDALRDLDDLTFTESNKAKLESLIPFSASDKTSKPYVQTGLIDSLKKPFTLSGIDGGRSTTMSTPFASTSLTDSCNKPFVSSFASPTSLPSTLDSSSKPYVSVSSIPEVSKKSNFQPAVSESSQKSVTLQTSTTDGSKPYVLASSVFQMLQQQQIGKPEVSISEVMEDRSDEDATTTYPLCWQTGGTKPNSKLDVEKPIITAKQSTGYVTIAENPKLDQHRSSTVSSPYVQHERFEKPLPQNTTGQSDEQYSKVTVVPSTIQ; from the exons ATGTCTTCAACCAAAGCAGGTTTCAAAAGACTTCTacaagaaatgtttcaattttcaccATCAGATTCAGAAAGTGCTTCAAAACATGATATTGTTAAATCTTTGGATGTGCATAGGATGACAGAAACTCTGTGCTGTGATTCagagaaatgtgaaaataaaagtaatcATGTAATAAGTAATATTTGTCTTTCTAAGGAGAAAAACATTATTGACAGGATAGAAAATGAATTGTGTGACACAGCTGAAATTTCAGCAATTCTTAAATATTCTTCCGAAGTATATTCAATCAATCGCTGTATGTCTAGCAAAAATGTTAATTGTTGTATTTGTAATTGTAATATAATGCATTGTCAGAAACAAAAACAAGTTTCAAATAGTTATGTATGTTTTAATACATGCAATTTATGGAGAAGTCAAGTATATAAGCATTTGCTATTACCAATTACAAAAAAAGTTGGTACACAGTGGAGGAATTGTTTTTGGAGAACATTTTTAATCCCCTTTATTGTTTTATTGGGTACAACATTATGCAATGCAGATCCGAATCAATGTGCAATTGGTCTCAAAACACCTGGAA GAACTTGGCCTCAAGGGGACATTGTTCTCGAACATGGTCAATCTTTGAGAATACTTTGTATATTGAATCAAACATTCATGGATGCTGAATTTCCTGGAAAAAATGCCTCGGATCTTGTATTCTTTCGTAGTAACAAAGAGATGGATCcacaatttattacaattatcaATGAAACTACAATATCGTTGGACATAGAGAAACCCCCACCCGCAGAAGAGATGTATTACTGTAAATTAAGGCTAAACAATGATTACAATAAGCAAGAGGAAGCAGTTTGTTTGAATAAAGTTGTAGTTGGAt tTAAACCTCAAGAGCCACAAAACTTCACGTGTGTATCTCAAAATTGGGAGAATATGAATTGTTCATGGGATCCAGTCCAGAACAACGTTACAACGAGATTTATGCTTGTGTTCAAATTGCCGGGAAGAGCAGGAGGACGAAAGTTATATCCATGTCCAAAAGAAAATCAGAAACCAAATACGTGTTTGTGGGATACATCTACGAACCCAATTTACCGACAGCCTTACGaatattatacgtttatattaAATGTGGAAAATGTATTAGGAAACACTAGTTTTCAGTATAAATTTCATCATTTTGCTCATG TTATTCCTGCAAAACCGGCTAACCTGTCAGTTATTAATAAAACGTCTGACAGTGCATTATTATATTGGAGCGTGCCTTTTCCAATGCAGAATTTTCCACCCGGTTTACATCATAGAATAAAGTATCAAAATCAGTGGGATCATCAGAAATGGCAA gtaataaatattacaaacgaTGTTCGCATTTATAAGAGATACTACAATCTTACTGGGTTAGAGTACGCCAATACTGGCTATGATGTACGAGTTTTTATGAAAAGTGCGGTTGCGACTGGGGAAGATAAGTGGAGTCAATTTAGTGATGTTACTTTTAGAACACCGCCACGAT TACCTGGCCGTCCTCCAAAAACCGATATTGGAAGTTTTGAAATAGCGGAGAACAACGTTAACAGGGACGTGTATTTGTATTGGCAAGCTATACCACAGTATTTAGAAAATGGTGACAATTTCAAGTACGAGATTGATCATGTGGAAGAGAATGGACGAAAATTATCACTTATTCCGAATGAAACTACAACAACCTATGCTAAATTCAAAGGGATTAGTTTCAATAGTTACAGATTTGAGATTGTTACAACAAACATTGTTGGAGCAAATAAAGAACGTGCTAAAATTTTTGTACCTAGTAAATACGAAA TACCGCACGAACCAATAGCATTTACAAAAATTGCGTTTGATGGAGGCTTGTATGAGTTATCCTGGAAACCACCAATTATGAATACAGAAATCACAAATTACACAATTTTCTGGTGCGAGAACGACCGCGATCGTCCTTATCAATGCACT GGTTATCTAGATTGGGTACATGTGTCGAAAAATACAACGATTTACAATATGACTGTGCCGGAACCCGATAAAGTGTACCAATTTGCGATTTCTGCAAATACAAACAAGGGAAGTAGTGGAATGGCATGGGCTTCGTGTACTGTGATCCACACTAAAGTTCTTGGAAAAATGAAATCCGTATGGATAAATCGAATTGGCTCCGATTTTATTGAAGTCAGTTGGAAACTAGATTGTTCGGATCGCATTGGAATCGTAGAGGGATTTAATATTTACTACTGTCCTATTGTTTCGCCGTATGTTTTGAACTGCGATGGTCCGGAACTAAATACAACGATAAGAGCCGATCCTCACACTATACACGGAATAGTAAATAATTTGAAGCCGTATAAAACATATATGTTGACTGTTGCTGTTTTAACAAAAAGTGGAGAAGGATTGCACAGTGATCCTTTATATAATACAACGCTTGAAGCTGCACCAACTCCACCGCGAGATGTTAGAATTATTAATGTGACGAACACAACAATGAACATTACATGGAAACCACCGGATGCGCTGAACGGTGTATTACGATATTATGAggtatattataataaagaaGCGCAAAAAGTCGAAGAAGCAAATCGTATCGAATTGAAGAATCTACTAGCACACACAAATTATAGTATCAGCGTAGCAGCATGCACTGTATCTTGCAGCGTTAAGTCACCTGTAATCCATAAAGTCACAAAGATTGGAGTACCGGGAAAAATCAATGTGCCCAATGTGCGCTTCATGAATTCTAGCCAGGTGATCGTCATCTGGAGTAAACCTCAATATTCAGCTGGGCATTTAGACTATTATGAAATATCTTCAAGTGATGGTGAAATACAAAACAGTACTAGGACAG AAGCTCAATTACCTATTCCTGACTGTAAGACTGTAGGACGGGAACGATTGTATCAATTTCGTGTAAGAGCTGTTAATATTGGGTCGGATAATACACATTTAAAGGGTCCTTGGTCTGAACTTGGTGAGGGAAACTGTTACAGTGATG GACCATCGTTTAGTGTGTGGGTCATAATATGGGTGATAGGAGGTGTTAGTATTGTCGCGATCCTTCTTTGTCTTGGACACGTGTCAAAGAG aatGTGGTTGAAATGCAAAGCTATGCAGGATGTTGAAGTAAAATTACCACCAGGATTAGCACCGAACATG aaaCTTCTTCAGAAGGTTGGTGAACAACACATACGACAATCTTCTGCGGATTCAAGCGGTTGCTCATGCGGACAAGAATCCGTTACCTCGTCTCTTACATCAGATTCTCAAGTTTCGAGTGACAGTGGTACCGAGATAGATCCGATGCCCGTGTCACCCAATAAATTACTGGAAACATTACCAGCTTGGGAGTCTTCGAGTCTGCGTCAAAGAAATGTTGGAATTACTAGACCAGGATTTACAACAGAAGCAACACGCTGGGAACCATATGTGAAGGTTGCAAAATCTGGAGAGCCCATCATTGGAGATACATTATCTTTGGCACGATCCACACCAAATTTAACGGACAGTACAGGTTGTACAACTTCCCAACATACCCGGTCCTCAAATGGCTACATCAGTATGCCATCATCCGAGGAACTGTCGAGTAACCCAAGTCCTGTTCCTAAGGAAACTTCAACTGCTGGTGGCTATAGCGTTATAGGTTCTGTGCAAAAATCGGTGAAATCAAAATCCGAGGATGACAGTGATTTAACGGAATCTACAGCGGATACGCTAATACCTATTAAAGCAGAAAGTAAACCTACGAATCCCTACATAACCTTAGCTTCTTTGGAACAGAAACAAAAGGACAAGAAAACAATCGATGCTTTGCGCGATTTAGATGATTTAACATTTACGGAGTCGAACAAAGCGAAACTAGAATCTTTAATTCCATTTTCTGCTTCAGATAAAACGTCTAAGCCGTACGTGCAAACAGGTTTAATTGATTCATTGAAAAAACCATTCACTCTAAGCGGCATTGATGGTGGAAGAAGTACGACAATGTCCACTCCGTTTGCATCAACATCACTGACCGACTCGTGCAACAaaccgttcgtttcttcttttgcaAGTCCAACGTCTTTGCCGTCCACGTTGGATTCTTCGTCGAAACCGTATGTTTCCGTATCCTCGATTCCTGAGGTctcgaagaaatcaaatttccaACCAGCCGTTTCGGAGTCTTCGCAGAAATCCGTTACGCTTCAAACTTCGACAACCGACGGATCGAAGCCGTATGTTCTTGCGAGTTCTGTTTTCCAAATGTTACAACAACAACAGATAGGAAAACCAGAAGTGTCCATTTCGGAAGTGATGGAGGATCGAAGCGACGAAGATGCTACGACAACGTATCCTTTGTGTTGGCAAACAGGTGGTACAAAACCAAACTCCAAATTAGACGTGGAGAAGCCTATTATCACGGCCAAACAAAGTACTGGTTACGTTACCATAGCAGAAAATCCAAAGTTAGATCAACATAGATCGTCAACAGTGTCATCACCGTACGTACAGCACGAAAGGTTTGAAAAGCCACTGCCACAAAATACTACTGGACAGTCAGACGAACAATACAGTAAAGTGACTGTTGTGCCAAGTACTattcaatga